The following are encoded together in the Myxocyprinus asiaticus isolate MX2 ecotype Aquarium Trade chromosome 7, UBuf_Myxa_2, whole genome shotgun sequence genome:
- the cfap221 gene encoding cilia- and flagella-associated protein 221: MEVVRFAPETFSSSVTRKNLLPLSQLVEDTRKSGNVPHHLLETRVFAKLKSNSVVQAEPSELHFSGFEVGKDYRKILKIVNVSSEVLSVHILPPQTKNFQIKYTKKCRLVPGLAYTVTVHFRPDEWRYFFDNIRIHGKGEENLLVPLHAYPVINDLHIPSHISLPPVPLGQSASHVIPLSCSCPIDFEFQVHCLQPNKAFNVRPLSGIIPANGQTTLKVTFTPLRYGTADITLQLVISQFNSKPVIWTVTGSSSPYLLSKPDGYDGGNVFPEERKTSHKFNMAPSSEKASKKKSKPDPQLQVSTIDVTTRAGLVKMLLQPQDKMRYKELREALSYTKPADQTREMKEAAFLKKVQQKEERANHIRWQVDLGDDPCSTEQKLQILKEQDEAVAAYKLKYNGESEAFSRSSPEHFSQRVLRNAGQLPECTAVFSSYGTGQLEVRQRVLRRFQQAARKVVLQCRMNKRLMSLRELIRKTKSLQGNKESDGEKAPHLLKLTPENLLPVSFTTFIPEDQPDELAVNALGQVPVRIPKVDLKPNTPLFNLKVPQHYKLMGYQPVSVYDAAAAFIPSLLCRTLRTGAQDELLPVVTCPSVELSEDEEDKMPEDDGGSNQDLSPSLSFSAPEALLKPPNAHPLRIFNPAPHVYAFKPAPLYLECDLDFHFCPLPRYTVPKGKVVGVYAPATQRNFLDRKEIIKGIMTWKKFPSMALNTLSNMSTLTSDCAPRMSDPFGNTLLPAEAPSALWGLPDSIRDYIQAGVAENSELILTPEMVEAEFGLSERSSATSIKEDGDEDNGSVSPGTPIATVISTETNTRDTCEQLHESSQGNRLGPKVLDILKQLKSLRRTNSS; this comes from the exons GGGTGTTTGCCAAGTTGAAAAGTAACAGTGTAGTGCAAGCCGAGCCATCAGAACTGCACTTCAGCGGCTTTGAAGTAGGAAAGGATTATAGGAAGATCTTG AAAATTGTCAACGTCTCCTCTGAAGTGCTCAGTGTCCACATTCTACCACCTCAGACAAAgaatttccaaattaaatacacaaAGAAG tgtcGACTTGTTCCGGGTCTCGCTTACACTGTTACAGTACACTTCCGTCCAGACGAGTGGCGTTACTTTTTTGACAACATCAGGATTCATGGCAAG gGAGAAGAGAACTTACTTGTTCCTCTTCATGCATATCCTGTTATCAATGATCTTCATATCCCATCTCACATCAGTCTACCCCCAGTGCCACTTGGACAGAG TGCCAGTCATGTGATTCCACTGAGCTGCAGTTGTCCAATAGACTTTGAGTTCCAAGTGCACTGCCTGCAACCCAATAAGGCCTTTAATGTAAGACCCCTATCAG GCATCATTCCAGCGAATGGACAGACAACGTTAAAAGTGACATTTACACCTCTGCGGTACGGTACAGCTGATATCACATTGCAGCTGGTTATCTCTCAGTTCAACTCTAAACCTGTAATCTGGACAGTAACTGGTTCCTCTTCTCCATATCTGCTCAG TAAACCTGATGGATATGATGGAGGAAATGTTTTTCCTGAAGAGCGAAAGACATCTCATAAATTTAATATGGCCCCATCCTCAGAGAAG GCCAGTAAGAAGAAAAGTAAACCTGATCCACAGCTGCAGGTTTCCACCATAGATGTCACCACTCGTGCAGGACTAGTTAAAATGCTGCTCCAGCCACAAGACAAAATGAGATACAAGGAGCTCAGAGAAG CCCTGTCTTATACCAAGCCTGCAGACCAGACAAGAGAGATGAAAGAGgctgcatttttaaagaaagtgCAACAAAAGGAGGAGAGAGCCAATCATATCCGCTG GCAGGTTGATCTGGGTGATGACCCATGTTCAACGGAACAGAAGCTTCAAATTTTGAAGGAGCAAGATGAAGCAGTTGCTGCATATAAA CTAAAATACAATGGTGAATCAGAGGCCTTTTCAAGATCTTCACCTGAACATTTCTCACAGCGAGTTTTGCGAAATGCAGGACAG CTCCCAGAATGCACAGCTGTGTTCAGCAGCTATGGTACTGGGCAGCTGGAGGTCAGACAGAGAGTGCTGAGACGCTTTCAGCAGGCTGCTCGTAAG gtTGTTCTTCAATGTCGTATGAACAAGAGGCTCATGTCACTGAGAGAGCTTATTCGCAAAACCAAGAGTCTCCAGGGAAACAAAGAATCAG ATGGGGAAAAGGCGCCACACCTTTTGAAACTGACGCCAGAAAATCTTCTGCCTGTCAGCTTCACTACATTTATACCTGAAGACCAGCCTGATGAACTT GCTGTGAATGCACTAGGTCAAGTTCCTGTGAGAATACCTAAAGTGGATTTGAAACCCAACACTCCGCTATTCAATTTAAAG GTCCCCCAGCATTACAAACTAATGGGCTATCAGCCAGTGTCTGTCTATGATGCAGCAGCAGCATTTATTCCTTCTCTCCTGTGTAGGACATTACGCACTGGAGCACAG GATGAGTTGTTGCCTGTCGTGACATGTCCATCTGTTGAGCTCAGTGAGGATGAGGAGGATAAGATGCCAGAGGATGATGGGGGATCAAATCAGGATTTAAGTCCCAGTCTTAGTTTCAGTGCGCCTGAAGCACTGCTCAAACCACCTAATGCTCATCCTCTCCGAATCTTT AATCCTGCACCACATGTCTATGCCTTCAAACCAGCCCCACTTTACCTGGAGTGCGACTTGGACTTCCATTTTTGTCCACTGCCACGATACACTGTCCCTAAGGGCAAAGTTGTGGGCGTGTATGCCCCTGCAACCCAGAGGAACTTTCTAGATAGAAAG GAGATAATCAAAGGGATTATGACATGGAAGAAGTTTCCCTCAATGGCCTTGAACACTTTATCTAATATGTCAACATTAACAAGCGATTGTGCCCCTCGTAT GTCGGACCCCTTTGGTAACACCTTGCTGCCTGCGGAGGCCCCTTCAGCTCTATGGGGTCTGCCTGACAGCATCAGAGATTACATTCAAGCTGGAGT AGCGGAGAATTCAGAACTCATTCTTACTCCAGAGATGGTTGAAGCAGAGTTTGGCCTGTCTGAAAGATCTTCAGCCACATCTATTAAAGAAGATGGAGATGAAGACAATGG ATCTGTGAGTCCCGGAACTCCAATAGCAACAGTCATCTCTACAGAAACAAACACCAG AGACACATGTGAGCAGCTACATGAGTCAAGCCAGGGCAACAGATTGGGACCAAAAGTgctggatatattgaaacaattAAAATCTTTGAGGAGAACCAACAGTTCCTAA
- the LOC127443406 gene encoding cyclic nucleotide-gated channel cone photoreceptor subunit alpha — translation MAKICTEHSYPSQRSAFTPEPAIEWIERGESDQPPNGLMGRMSQFILRLGGRSTQCQASECSDSVTLEGTEDMGGQKEASWDNRGQDKLCKRNFNNNAGRWPLATLNMNNCNNTDDKKNDNEIKKDDKKEEPKKEEKKEEKKDEKKDDKKKEEEKPKQVWIIDPATDMYYHWLTTVAIPVFYNLMMLVSRACFNELQDDFTILWVVLDYTSDAIYYIDTFLRSRTGFLEQGLLVRDSKKLWERYKKSPQFRSDVISMIPTDLLMLKVGYNNPALRFNRLFKMARLFEFFDRTETRTNFPNIFRISNLVLYILIIIHWNGCIFFAISKTIGFGSDTWVYPNISDPEFGRLSRKYIYCLYWSTLTLTTIGETPPPVRDVEYLFVVADFLIGVLIFATIVGNVGAMISNMNASRAEFQAKIDSIKQYMQFRKVTKDLEARVVKWFDYLWTEQKTCDEKEVLKNLPDKLKAEIAINVHLETLRKVRIFQDCEAGLLVELVLKLQPQVFSPGDYICKKGDIGREMYIIKEGKLAVVADDGVTQFVVLSDGAYFGEISILGIKGSKAGNRRTANIRSVGYSDLFALSKDDLMEALTEYPEAKKALEEKGRAILMKDNLIDEAAANAGADPKDMEEKVNIMETNLEVMQAKFARLMVDWANSQNRIKQRITNMEARVKTLREEDLSEVVEDKKDK, via the exons ATGGCTAAAATCTGCACAGAACATTCATATCCTTCACAAAGATCTGCCTTCACCCCTGAGCCAGCTATCGAATGGATCGAGAGAGGAGAAAG TGATCAGCCACCCAATGGACTAATGGGCAG GATGTCCCAGTTTATCCTGAGGCTTGGAGGAAGGTCCACACAATGTCAAGCATCTGAATGCAGTGATTCAGTTACGTTGGAGGGGACTGAAGACATGGGAGGACAAAAGGAAGCATCTTGGGACAACAGAGGACAGGACAAACTATGCAAGAGGAA TTTTAACAACAATGCTGGTCGTTGGCCTCTTGCAACACTAAATATGAACAACTGCAACAACACAGATGA taaaaagaatgacaatgagaTAAAGAAAGATGATAAGAAAGAGGAACCAAAAAAGGAagagaagaaagaagaaaagaaagatgaGAAAAAGGATGACAAGAAGAAGGAGGAGGagaaacc AAAACAAGTTTGGATAATAGATCCAGCAACAGATATGTACTATCACTGGCTCACCACTGTCGCAATACCTGTTTTCTACAACCTAATGATGCTTGTTTCCAg agcCTGTTTCAATGAGCTGCAGGATGATTTCACCATCCTATGGGTAGTTTTGGACTATACATCAGATGCCATCTACTACATTGACACATTTTTGAGATCGAGGACAG GTTTCTTGGAACAAGGTTTGCTAGTGAGAGATTCTAAGAAGCTGTGGGAGCGCTACAAAAAGTCACCGCAATTCAGATCTGATGTGATATCCATGATACCAACAGACTTATTAATGCTGAAAGTGGGCTACAACAATCCAGCATTAAGATTCAATCGTCTTTTCAAGATGGCTCGTCTGTTTGAGTTCTTTGACCGTACTGAAACCAGAACCAACTTTCCCAACATCTTTCGAATCAGCAACCTCGTCCTTTATATCCTTATCATTATCCACTGGAATGGCTGCATCTTTTTTGCCATCTCAAAAACAATCGGCTTTGGGTCAGACACTTGGGTGTACCCCAACATCAGCGACCCAGAGTTTGGTCGTCTTTCCAGGAAGTACATCTACTGCCTTTACTGGTCTACTCTCACCCTCACTACCATTGGAGAGACGCCACCACCTGTTAGAGATGTTGAGTACTTATTTGTTGTTGCTGATTTTCTCATTGGTGTACTTATTTTTGCCACCATTGTTGGTAACGTTGGTGCTATGATCTCTAACATGAATGCTTCCCGTGCCGAGTTCCAAGCCAAGATCGACTCCATCAAGCAGTACATGCAGTTCCGAAAGGTCACCAAAGATCTGGAGGCCCGTGTCGTAAAGTGGTTTGATTACCTTTGGACTGAGCAGAAGACCTGTGATGAAAAAGAAGTCCTCAAAAACCTTCCAGACAAGCTCAAGGCGGAGATTGCCATCAATGTCCATCTAGAAACCTTGAGGAAGGTTCGCATCTTCCAGGACTGTGAAGCAGGACTTCTTGTCGAGCTTGTCCTCAAGCTTCAACCACAGGTTTTCAGTCCTGGAGACTACATTTGCAAGAAGGGTGACATTGGACGAGAAATGTACATTATTAAAGAAGGTAAACTCGCAGTGGTGGCAGATGATGGTGTAACACAGTTTGTGGTGCTCAGTGATGGTGCCTACTTCGGTGAGATCAGTATCTTGGGCATCAAAGGCAGTAAAGCAGGAAACCGCAGGACTGCTAATATACGAAGTGTTGGATACTCTGATCTGTTTGCGCTCTCAAAAGATGACCTAATGGAAGCTCTGACTGAGTACCCAGAGGCCAAGAAAGCTCTGGAGGAGAAAGGAAGGGCTATTCTGATGAAAGACAATCTCATTGATGAGGCTGCGGCCAATGCTGGCGCCGACCCCAAAGACATGGAGGAAAAAGTCAACATTATGGAGACAAATCTAGAGGTGATGCAAGCCAAATTTGCCCGTCTTATGGTAGATTGGGCAAACAGCCAGAACAGGATCAAACAGAGGATCACCAACATGGAGGCTAGAGTCAAGACTCTTAGAGAGGAGGATTTATCCGAGGTCGTGGAGGATAAAAAGGACAAATAG